A section of the Laspinema palackyanum D2c genome encodes:
- a CDS encoding tyrosine-type recombinase/integrase: MDDLQQFIEEGEPLRLLEPVPLTQQPAAVYLASLGKTSQVTMRQALDHIAALLTNGSCDALTLDWSKLRYHHTAAVRSALLARLAPATVAKMLCALRRTLQEAWRLGLMSQEDYARAADLPRIDVPKKNLKGRAIASDELAAMLHECQKSDTPLNLRDAALIVLLRGTGIRREELVNLQLKHYHPDTGIIEVIAGKRDKDRIVYLADKLVPVVESWLQVRGREPGPLLCPVNRFGRVQLKALTPDTVYKVVRKLADSAQIERCSPHDFRRTFCTDLLAADVDPFTVQQLAGHSSPSTTTRYDRRGEETKRAAVQKLEF; encoded by the coding sequence ATGGACGACCTGCAACAGTTTATTGAAGAGGGAGAGCCGTTGCGGTTGCTTGAGCCAGTCCCCCTCACGCAACAACCGGCTGCGGTTTATTTAGCTAGTCTGGGCAAAACTTCACAAGTCACCATGCGGCAAGCACTTGACCATATTGCCGCACTGCTCACCAATGGCTCATGCGATGCGCTCACCCTAGACTGGTCAAAGTTGCGCTACCACCACACCGCTGCGGTTCGTTCGGCTTTGTTGGCTCGGTTGGCTCCCGCTACTGTCGCCAAGATGCTCTGTGCTCTGCGCCGAACGCTTCAAGAAGCGTGGCGGCTGGGGTTAATGTCCCAGGAAGACTATGCCCGGGCTGCGGATTTGCCACGCATTGATGTTCCTAAAAAAAACTTGAAAGGTCGGGCGATTGCCTCGGATGAACTCGCGGCGATGCTCCATGAGTGCCAAAAGTCTGACACTCCGCTCAACCTGCGCGATGCCGCCTTGATTGTCCTCCTGCGCGGTACGGGCATCAGGCGGGAGGAACTGGTTAACCTGCAATTGAAACATTACCATCCTGATACTGGGATTATCGAAGTGATTGCAGGGAAGCGGGACAAGGATAGGATAGTTTACTTGGCTGATAAGTTGGTCCCGGTTGTGGAGAGTTGGTTGCAAGTTAGAGGGCGCGAACCTGGGCCGTTGCTTTGTCCGGTCAACCGATTTGGGAGAGTCCAACTCAAGGCGCTGACTCCGGATACGGTGTACAAAGTCGTGCGGAAGTTGGCGGACTCTGCTCAAATCGAGCGCTGTTCCCCCCATGATTTTAGGCGCACGTTCTGCACCGACCTCCTTGCTGCCGATGTCGATCCCTTCACGGTGCAGCAACTGGCCGGTCATTCCTCGCCTTCGACGACTACAAGGTACGACCGGCGAGGGGAAGAGACCAAACGGGCGGCAGTGCAGAAGTTGGAGTTTTGA
- a CDS encoding NACHT C-terminal alpha/beta 1 domain-containing protein has translation MSEPNHQNIGSQGNQGQQGNVAGDNYGIQKNSSDSYYIDVKIINNNGGPLSQQRQIDRDICRQMLEEQMQLTSNTVIGRVYGNRNLIDEDLFVDLALVKRKSSQKEQHPQDTDRERGLDLSTRQEETVEKPLAYRKFLQEVIGKRTETEKKKIAIIGEPGVGKTTLLQKLAFWLLQETDDLVIWVSLAELGGQSLGEYLEEKWLKEALGQSREEIKADWEQKFKGGAVWLLLDGLDEMSQTDQQALKLRGWVTDARMIVTCRLNLWQANPSQFWAFQTYLTQPFQDEQMQEFIRRWFRGLVEAGEDVKLAKSLWSELQATGKERIKDLCRNPLRLTLLVSIWQGRAGDLPDTMAELYLEFVNYIYKWNEEKNFTPVKDKEREHLNAALGNLAKASLDREGNPFRLTHQLICEYLVELDDNSLLDTALKLGWLNELEVAAKNPHKRVYVFYHATFQEYFAALAVEDWDDFLPRNHVDCPVEGKPYRIFEPQWKQVILLWLGREDIKDKDKDKDKEKEAFIRALVEFQDGVGKFYGYQAYFLAAAGINEFKDCSPCLAAEIVQQVVKWGFGYFNIECREQQTNVPPQITEAAKAIIPQTHRSIVVDSLVDLLASLNEYTRIEVATTLGKIVPGHSKASAALMSLIERSYVPGILMQAVIALARISNNKQEKISLLTSLCNHSNMLVRSIAAQSLHKIEPNHPQAQAVSITIETTSFQESVKSGKFNPGNPQVIESLIDEVRFSDNNNKKLNAVKNLGYTHPEDPEVIIKFLIKLIKEPSTDNKIRNQAIRSLGRIGKNSYEGINFLISLIVNRPQNLEIVQEVVQALQYIELSYQEVINTLLNLICTISDKPIRLGATRSLRKILHRNLLKGAISAKAAILALKNCISVAMNAQQNTDIYLCFYEVLWHCTQILPYPEFYQAWHPPTTIPHPEVTEQNTHNGEQSFGSPLTCKYLEHLPIYCLHAALLANETREGEIALTLSELIWEITCPDEDPPEPATPAKLRRDLSSLKRRNLLPHRAILLAKHHRSDGQTFLEPIQPTPALITFCENLTGVIAIAFLTDEPLDPPLKGFPPNQPNLISAIETWLEEM, from the coding sequence ATGTCAGAGCCAAATCATCAGAATATCGGGAGTCAAGGGAACCAGGGTCAGCAAGGGAATGTTGCTGGTGATAATTATGGTATTCAAAAGAATAGCTCCGACAGCTACTACATCGATGTTAAAATTATAAACAATAATGGAGGACCACTATCCCAGCAACGCCAGATTGACCGTGACATTTGCCGTCAGATGTTGGAAGAGCAAATGCAATTAACCAGCAATACGGTTATAGGTCGGGTTTATGGGAATCGCAACTTAATCGACGAGGATTTATTTGTCGATTTAGCCCTGGTGAAACGGAAATCAAGTCAGAAGGAACAACACCCTCAAGACACTGACCGAGAACGGGGGTTAGACTTGTCCACCCGGCAGGAAGAAACGGTCGAGAAACCGTTGGCTTACCGAAAGTTTCTCCAAGAAGTCATTGGTAAACGCACCGAGACTGAGAAAAAAAAGATTGCCATTATTGGAGAACCGGGGGTGGGGAAAACCACCTTACTCCAGAAATTAGCCTTTTGGTTATTACAGGAAACCGATGATTTAGTCATTTGGGTATCCCTCGCAGAATTGGGTGGTCAATCTCTAGGAGAGTATTTAGAAGAAAAATGGCTTAAAGAGGCATTGGGACAGTCGAGAGAGGAAATTAAAGCTGACTGGGAGCAGAAATTTAAAGGGGGTGCAGTCTGGTTACTGTTGGATGGCTTGGATGAGATGAGCCAGACGGACCAACAGGCTTTAAAATTGCGAGGTTGGGTGACGGATGCTCGGATGATTGTCACCTGTCGCTTGAATTTGTGGCAAGCGAACCCCAGCCAGTTCTGGGCGTTTCAAACCTATCTCACCCAACCATTTCAGGATGAACAAATGCAGGAGTTTATCCGGCGGTGGTTTCGGGGTTTGGTTGAAGCGGGAGAGGATGTCAAGTTAGCCAAATCCTTGTGGTCAGAGTTGCAAGCTACGGGGAAGGAACGGATTAAGGATTTATGCCGCAATCCCCTGCGGTTAACGTTATTAGTCTCGATTTGGCAAGGGCGGGCGGGAGATTTACCAGATACAATGGCGGAGTTGTATCTGGAGTTTGTCAACTATATTTATAAGTGGAACGAAGAAAAGAATTTTACCCCAGTTAAAGATAAGGAAAGGGAACATTTAAATGCAGCATTAGGAAACTTAGCAAAAGCATCTCTCGATAGAGAAGGAAATCCATTTCGCTTAACTCATCAGTTGATCTGTGAATATTTGGTGGAACTCGATGATAATTCGCTGTTAGATACTGCGTTAAAATTAGGCTGGTTGAATGAGCTAGAGGTGGCGGCTAAAAATCCCCACAAACGGGTTTATGTGTTTTATCATGCGACGTTTCAGGAGTATTTTGCGGCGTTGGCGGTGGAGGATTGGGATGATTTTTTGCCTCGGAATCATGTTGATTGTCCGGTGGAGGGGAAGCCGTATCGGATTTTTGAACCGCAGTGGAAGCAGGTGATTTTGTTGTGGTTGGGACGTGAGGATATTAAGGATAAGGATAAGGATAAGGATAAGGAAAAAGAGGCATTTATTCGTGCGTTGGTTGAGTTTCAAGATGGAGTTGGAAAATTTTATGGATATCAAGCCTATTTTTTAGCTGCGGCAGGAATCAATGAATTTAAGGATTGTTCCCCTTGTCTCGCGGCTGAGATTGTTCAGCAGGTAGTGAAGTGGGGGTTTGGTTATTTCAATATTGAATGTAGGGAACAGCAAACAAACGTTCCACCTCAGATTACAGAAGCAGCAAAGGCAATAATACCACAGACGCATCGTTCAATAGTTGTCGATTCTCTGGTTGATTTGCTTGCCAGTTTGAATGAATACACTCGTATTGAAGTTGCTACAACCCTGGGGAAAATAGTACCAGGGCATTCTAAAGCGAGCGCTGCTTTGATGAGCCTGATTGAGCGAAGTTACGTCCCTGGCATTCTTATGCAAGCGGTGATAGCGCTGGCCCGTATTAGCAATAACAAGCAAGAAAAGATTAGTTTGCTTACTTCTTTGTGTAATCATTCTAATATGCTGGTAAGGAGTATAGCAGCGCAAAGTTTACATAAAATAGAGCCAAACCACCCCCAAGCACAAGCTGTCTCAATCACCATTGAAACTACCTCGTTTCAAGAATCCGTAAAATCTGGAAAATTTAACCCGGGAAATCCTCAAGTCATTGAGTCGCTAATTGACGAAGTACGCTTCAGTGATAACAATAACAAAAAATTGAATGCAGTAAAAAACTTGGGCTATACTCATCCTGAAGATCCAGAAGTAATTATTAAATTTTTAATAAAATTAATTAAGGAACCTTCTACTGATAATAAAATTCGTAATCAAGCAATTCGTAGCTTGGGGCGAATAGGAAAGAATAGCTATGAAGGGATTAATTTTCTAATTAGCCTTATTGTGAACCGCCCGCAGAATTTAGAGATTGTTCAGGAAGTAGTTCAAGCATTGCAATACATTGAGCTCAGTTACCAAGAAGTTATTAACACGCTGCTCAATTTGATTTGCACAATCTCTGATAAACCAATCCGTCTTGGAGCAACTCGGAGTTTACGAAAAATACTCCATAGGAACCTCTTAAAGGGAGCCATTTCAGCAAAGGCAGCCATTTTAGCTTTGAAAAACTGCATCTCTGTTGCTATGAATGCTCAACAAAATACCGATATATATCTGTGTTTTTATGAAGTTTTATGGCACTGCACCCAAATTCTCCCCTATCCAGAATTTTACCAAGCCTGGCATCCTCCCACCACTATCCCCCATCCCGAAGTCACGGAACAAAACACCCATAATGGAGAACAATCTTTCGGCTCTCCCCTCACCTGCAAATACCTGGAACACCTGCCGATTTATTGCCTCCACGCTGCCCTCCTTGCCAACGAAACCCGAGAAGGAGAAATCGCCCTCACCCTCAGCGAACTGATTTGGGAAATCACTTGTCCCGACGAAGACCCCCCGGAACCCGCCACCCCCGCTAAACTGCGGCGAGATCTCAGCAGCCTAAAACGCCGGAACCTCCTCCCCCACCGAGCCATCCTGCTCGCGAAACATCACCGTAGCGACGGACAAACATTTTTGGAACCGATTCAACCGACCCCAGCACTTATCACCTTTTGCGAAAACCTGACGGGGGTAATAGCGATCGCCTTCCTCACCGACGAACCCCTAGACCCGCCCTTAAAAGGCTTTCCCCCCAATCAACCTAACCTGATATCAGCGATTGAAACCTGGTTAGAGGAGATGTGA